In a genomic window of Sulfuriferula nivalis:
- a CDS encoding TIGR00341 family protein — protein MPRVAHGSIWLWLLSTIVAAIGLYYNSVAIIIGAMVIAPLLGPNMAMALATTLGDLPLLWRALKASLAGIGTVMVLSVMLGVLLQVDPASPEVSSRNAVALGDIAVALASGAAGALAFTTGVSATLIGVMVAVALLPPLVTFGLLLGGGHMVQATGALSLFLMNLICINLAGVTTFLVQGIRPATWWEKDRAVKATRIALALWAVLLAALISLILLLRKS, from the coding sequence ATGCCGCGCGTTGCTCACGGGTCTATCTGGCTATGGTTGTTGTCTACCATTGTGGCGGCCATCGGCCTGTATTACAACAGCGTTGCTATCATTATTGGCGCTATGGTGATTGCGCCGTTGTTGGGGCCAAATATGGCCATGGCGTTAGCCACAACACTGGGCGACTTGCCGTTGCTGTGGCGCGCGCTGAAGGCAAGCCTGGCCGGGATCGGGACGGTGATGGTGCTGTCGGTGATGCTCGGCGTGCTGCTGCAGGTAGATCCGGCATCGCCGGAAGTGTCATCGCGCAATGCTGTGGCACTGGGTGACATTGCTGTCGCCCTGGCATCAGGCGCGGCAGGTGCACTGGCGTTTACAACGGGTGTGTCGGCGACGCTGATTGGTGTAATGGTAGCGGTGGCGCTGTTGCCACCACTGGTGACTTTCGGCTTGTTGTTAGGTGGCGGGCATATGGTGCAGGCCACCGGTGCATTGTCGTTGTTCCTGATGAACCTGATCTGCATCAATCTGGCCGGCGTGACGACGTTTCTGGTGCAGGGCATTCGTCCTGCAACTTGGTGGGAAAAAGATCGTGCCGTTAAAGCCACGCGCATCGCCCTCGCACTGTGGGCGGTGCTGCTGGCAGCTTTGATCAGCCTGATTCTGTTGTTACGAAAGTCCTGA
- a CDS encoding low affinity iron permease family protein, translating to MSFRHQKEILGIHTSTWYSRFAKSASHFCGRPRTFALAVTVIVIWIVTGPVFAFSNTWQLVINTGTTIITFLMVFLIQNTQNRDTEAIQIKLDELIRATTGAHNALLDLEELEEETLDGFRQKYQALATTARNELNQGSKDTGTPEP from the coding sequence GTGTCATTCAGGCATCAGAAAGAAATACTCGGCATTCACACCTCCACGTGGTACAGCCGATTTGCGAAATCAGCCTCACACTTCTGCGGCCGGCCTCGAACCTTTGCGTTAGCCGTCACAGTGATCGTAATCTGGATAGTCACGGGACCCGTGTTTGCGTTCAGTAATACTTGGCAGCTCGTCATAAACACAGGGACGACAATCATCACTTTTCTGATGGTGTTCCTGATTCAGAATACACAAAATCGAGACACCGAGGCCATACAAATCAAGCTTGATGAGCTGATCCGCGCAACGACGGGTGCACACAATGCATTACTTGATCTGGAGGAGCTAGAGGAGGAAACCCTTGATGGTTTTCGCCAGAAGTATCAGGCCTTGGCAACCACAGCACGGAATGAACTTAACCAGGGTAGCAAGGACACAGGAACCCCGGAACCATGA
- the pgi gene encoding glucose-6-phosphate isomerase, which produces MKPDTSKPLRLYLIRHGETEWSLSGRHTGRTDISLTENGEDEARELGKRLVGISFAHVLVSPLKRALQTFELAGLDKIPEIEPDLAEWDYGEYEGQRSVDIRKERPDWNVYLDGCPHGEMPAQVSDRADRLLARLCEMDGNIALFSHGQFSSVLAARWIGLAVANAQHFMLGTASLSIFTFDPHHPTVPVIALWNAVSHEIFSTVSSHSVGGTMTAKERSLARWENEGGEIPQPKPSRENSIVPLTKLAAWQALEKHYPKVRELHLRKLFADDPTRGNRMTVEAVGIYFDYSKHRITDETIELLLQLAEESGLGSRIDAMFRGEKINVTEKRAVLHVALRTPKGESIFVDGVDIVPEVHAVLNKMADFSTKVRSGAWKGYTGKPIRNVINIGIGGSDLGPVMAYEALRHYSQRDLTFHFVSNVDGTDFAEATRDLDAEETLFIIASKTFTTLETMTNAHTARDWVLKTMKDPAAIARHFVAVSTNAGEVTKFGIDTTNMFGFWDWVGGRYSMDSAIGLSTMIAIGPEHFHAMLDGFHQMDEHFRTAPFERNLPVLMGLLGIWYNNFFAAQTVAVLPYEQYLKRFPAYLQQLTMESNGKHVTLDGTEVDYQTGPIYWGEPGTNGQHSFYQLIHQGTKLIPCDFIGFVQPLNPLGHHHDILLANMLAQAEALAIGKTPQEVSAEGTLESLAPHQTFEGNHPSSTILLERLTPMALGKLVALYEHCVFTQGTIWQIDSFDQWGVELGKSLAKQIVTELESGATGQLKHDSSTNMLIRRNTIV; this is translated from the coding sequence ATGAAGCCAGACACATCCAAGCCTCTGCGCCTCTATCTGATTCGACATGGCGAAACCGAGTGGTCACTCTCCGGTCGGCACACTGGTCGTACAGACATTTCATTGACCGAAAATGGCGAGGATGAGGCGCGTGAGTTAGGTAAGCGTCTGGTGGGTATCTCGTTTGCACATGTGCTGGTCAGCCCGCTCAAGCGTGCACTGCAAACCTTTGAGTTAGCGGGGTTAGATAAAATTCCGGAGATAGAACCCGACCTTGCCGAATGGGACTATGGTGAGTATGAAGGACAGCGTTCTGTGGATATCCGCAAGGAGCGGCCAGATTGGAATGTTTATCTGGATGGTTGTCCACACGGAGAAATGCCTGCACAAGTATCAGATCGGGCTGATCGGCTTCTTGCCCGTTTGTGCGAGATGGACGGGAATATCGCGCTGTTTTCGCACGGTCAATTCAGCAGTGTTCTGGCTGCGCGCTGGATAGGATTGGCAGTAGCCAATGCACAGCATTTTATGCTTGGTACGGCATCACTGAGTATTTTCACCTTCGACCCCCACCATCCGACTGTGCCGGTTATCGCATTGTGGAATGCTGTTTCTCATGAAATATTCAGTACCGTCAGCTCTCATTCCGTCGGCGGCACCATGACGGCTAAGGAACGATCACTTGCGCGATGGGAAAACGAGGGCGGAGAGATCCCGCAGCCCAAGCCGAGCCGGGAAAACAGTATCGTGCCACTGACTAAGCTCGCGGCATGGCAGGCACTCGAAAAGCATTACCCTAAAGTTCGGGAACTGCATCTGCGTAAGCTCTTTGCGGATGATCCGACGCGTGGCAATCGCATGACGGTCGAAGCCGTCGGCATTTACTTCGACTATTCGAAACACCGCATTACGGACGAGACTATCGAGCTACTGTTGCAATTGGCGGAGGAGTCTGGCCTGGGGTCTCGCATCGATGCCATGTTCCGTGGTGAAAAGATCAACGTTACGGAGAAGCGGGCTGTACTGCATGTGGCCCTGCGCACTCCCAAGGGGGAATCCATATTCGTGGATGGTGTAGACATCGTGCCCGAGGTTCACGCCGTGCTTAACAAGATGGCTGATTTCTCCACTAAGGTGCGTAGCGGGGCGTGGAAGGGGTACACCGGCAAACCAATACGCAACGTCATCAATATCGGCATCGGCGGGTCTGATCTGGGGCCGGTAATGGCATACGAGGCCTTGCGACATTATAGCCAGCGTGACCTGACTTTCCACTTTGTTTCCAACGTGGACGGCACCGACTTCGCCGAGGCTACCCGCGACCTCGATGCTGAAGAAACGCTGTTTATCATTGCATCGAAGACCTTTACGACGCTGGAAACGATGACCAACGCACACACGGCGCGCGACTGGGTTCTCAAAACTATGAAGGATCCTGCTGCCATTGCCAGACATTTCGTTGCGGTCTCGACTAATGCAGGGGAAGTGACCAAGTTCGGCATCGACACCACAAATATGTTCGGGTTTTGGGACTGGGTCGGCGGGCGCTACTCAATGGACTCGGCGATTGGCCTTTCGACGATGATTGCCATTGGTCCCGAACATTTCCACGCCATGCTCGACGGTTTTCACCAGATGGACGAGCATTTTCGTACCGCCCCATTTGAACGCAACTTGCCAGTGCTGATGGGTTTGCTGGGTATCTGGTATAACAACTTTTTTGCTGCCCAGACCGTAGCGGTACTTCCTTATGAGCAGTACCTGAAACGTTTTCCGGCCTACCTCCAGCAACTGACCATGGAGAGTAATGGCAAGCATGTCACGCTTGATGGGACGGAAGTTGACTACCAAACCGGACCCATCTACTGGGGGGAGCCAGGCACAAACGGCCAGCATTCCTTCTACCAACTAATTCATCAGGGAACCAAGCTCATCCCTTGTGACTTTATCGGATTCGTTCAGCCACTTAATCCCCTCGGTCACCACCACGACATATTGCTGGCCAACATGTTGGCTCAGGCAGAGGCGCTTGCCATCGGCAAAACGCCGCAGGAGGTTAGCGCCGAGGGTACTCTTGAATCACTGGCGCCACACCAGACTTTTGAAGGGAATCATCCATCTAGTACGATTCTTCTGGAACGGTTGACACCGATGGCGTTAGGTAAGCTTGTTGCACTCTACGAACACTGTGTTTTTACTCAGGGCACTATTTGGCAAATCGACTCATTTGATCAATGGGGAGTTGAACTAGGGAAATCACTTGCCAAACAAATAGTCACGGAACTTGAGTCCGGAGCCACAGGCCAACTCAAGCACGATAGTTCAACCAATATGCTGATTCGGCGCAATACTATAGTCTAG
- the tkt gene encoding transketolase encodes MTDIPDTTNLDQQCINCLRFLSVDMIQKANSGHPGLPLGTAPMAYVLWTRWLKHNPHNPQWPDRDRFVLSAGHGSALLYSLLHLTGYDLTLDDLRQFRQWGSKAPGHPERGHTPGVETTTGPLGQGFGNAVGMAIAEAQLAARYNRPDHPLINHHTYVLAGDGDLMEGVTAEAASLAGHLQLGKLICLYDDNRVTLAGGTDITFTEDRALRFRAYGWHTVLVADGNDLAAIDAALVAAHAETARPSLILVRTHIGYGSPEQDSFKAHGSPLGVEDVRKTKQALGWPIEPDFLIPDAVLTVFRKSVERGALNESAWNASLNAYAETYQDVAEELWYRLRGELPPGWDAVVPGFDADAHGIATRDASGQVMNAIAPSLPALSGGSADLDPSTKTALKGLGDFNPLPAPKADQQGSDGGGWSYAGRNLHFGVREHAMGAIVNGLAAHGGFIPYGSTFLIFSDYMRPAIRLAALMGLHVVYVFTHDSIAVGEDGPTHQPVEQLASLRAIPNLLVIRPGDANETTVAWRVALETRDMPVLLVLTRQALPTLDRSRYAVADGLRSGAYVLSDAPSGKPELILIASGSEVALIVAAAERLQQQGIAVRCVSMPCWELFEALPQVERDAVLPPEVGARLAVELGISQGWDRYTGAHGDMLSVDRFGASAPAAVVLREYGFTVDNVCARATALLAAQAACK; translated from the coding sequence ATGACAGACATACCTGACACCACAAACCTTGACCAGCAATGCATTAATTGCCTGCGCTTTCTCTCGGTGGATATGATACAGAAGGCCAACAGCGGACATCCCGGTTTGCCACTTGGCACCGCGCCTATGGCTTACGTACTATGGACGCGCTGGCTCAAGCACAACCCACACAATCCGCAATGGCCTGACCGCGACCGCTTCGTGCTTTCCGCTGGACATGGTTCGGCATTGTTATATAGCCTGCTGCATCTGACTGGTTACGACCTCACTCTGGATGACTTGCGCCAGTTCCGTCAATGGGGCAGCAAGGCGCCAGGACATCCCGAACGCGGTCACACGCCGGGCGTGGAAACTACCACCGGGCCACTCGGTCAGGGCTTTGGCAACGCCGTCGGTATGGCGATTGCGGAGGCGCAGCTGGCAGCTCGCTACAATCGTCCTGATCATCCATTGATCAACCATCACACCTATGTCCTTGCCGGCGATGGCGACTTGATGGAAGGCGTAACGGCTGAAGCTGCCTCGCTGGCCGGGCATCTGCAACTCGGCAAACTCATCTGTCTTTACGATGACAACCGCGTCACCTTGGCTGGTGGAACTGACATCACTTTCACCGAAGATCGTGCGCTGCGCTTTCGGGCTTATGGCTGGCACACTGTATTGGTGGCGGACGGCAACGACCTCGCTGCGATCGACGCCGCGCTGGTTGCCGCACATGCAGAAACCGCAAGGCCGTCGCTGATTTTGGTGCGTACCCACATTGGTTATGGCTCGCCAGAGCAGGACAGTTTCAAGGCTCACGGTTCTCCGCTAGGCGTGGAGGACGTGCGCAAGACTAAGCAGGCGCTGGGTTGGCCGATTGAGCCAGACTTCCTCATACCAGATGCTGTACTGACGGTGTTTCGCAAGTCAGTGGAACGAGGTGCGCTAAATGAATCCGCATGGAATGCCTCGCTAAATGCCTACGCGGAGACATATCAGGATGTGGCCGAGGAGCTTTGGTACCGTTTGCGCGGAGAACTGCCGCCGGGCTGGGATGCGGTCGTCCCAGGCTTTGACGCCGATGCTCATGGTATTGCCACACGCGATGCCTCTGGCCAAGTGATGAATGCCATTGCGCCCAGTCTACCGGCATTAAGCGGTGGTTCGGCGGATCTCGATCCTTCGACCAAAACCGCATTAAAAGGGTTGGGTGATTTCAATCCGCTGCCAGCACCAAAGGCAGATCAGCAAGGGTCTGATGGTGGCGGCTGGAGCTACGCCGGGCGTAATTTGCACTTTGGCGTACGCGAACATGCGATGGGCGCCATAGTCAACGGCCTCGCCGCGCACGGCGGCTTTATTCCATATGGATCCACCTTTCTGATTTTTTCTGACTACATGCGGCCGGCTATCCGGTTGGCTGCACTGATGGGGCTGCATGTTGTGTATGTGTTTACGCACGACAGCATCGCTGTTGGCGAAGACGGTCCCACGCATCAGCCGGTAGAGCAACTGGCGAGCCTGCGGGCGATTCCTAACCTGCTCGTGATTCGTCCCGGTGACGCCAACGAAACCACGGTCGCCTGGCGGGTTGCGCTGGAAACGCGCGATATGCCAGTGTTGCTGGTGTTGACCCGTCAGGCGCTGCCTACGCTTGATCGCAGCCGTTATGCGGTAGCGGACGGATTGCGCAGCGGTGCCTATGTATTGAGTGATGCACCCAGCGGCAAACCTGAACTGATCCTGATCGCCAGCGGTTCCGAAGTTGCACTGATTGTGGCGGCAGCGGAACGCTTGCAACAGCAGGGCATCGCTGTGCGCTGTGTGTCTATGCCATGCTGGGAATTGTTTGAGGCCTTGCCACAAGTTGAACGCGATGCGGTACTGCCGCCTGAGGTTGGTGCCCGGCTCGCGGTTGAACTGGGTATATCGCAGGGATGGGATCGGTACACTGGTGCACATGGCGATATGCTTAGTGTAGATCGCTTTGGTGCTTCTGCACCGGCTGCAGTCGTACTGCGTGAATATGGCTTCACTGTCGATAATGTCTGTGCGCGCGCGACGGCACTGTTGGCGGCGCAGGCTGCATGTAAGTAA
- a CDS encoding MarC family protein: protein MMIWSDITQLTGAILLIVAAILPVVNPLGDAPIFLRMTPGCDESTRILLAKRIAFYSFFLLLGSLLLGSFVLRMFDLSIPVVQVAGGAVVCALSWDLLYDNSRPADVKLDPIHANLFALERAISPLTLPMTIDAGAISVAITVGANHAHSVKSAVIQLIAVIIGAGIIAMSIMLTYRYAHRVSKFIGNTGMNVVVRLSAFIMLCIGVGISWNGIKSLLLEVGIHG, encoded by the coding sequence ATGATGATCTGGTCAGACATTACCCAACTTACCGGTGCCATCCTGCTCATCGTCGCAGCCATTCTGCCCGTTGTTAACCCGCTGGGCGACGCGCCGATTTTCCTGAGGATGACGCCCGGTTGTGATGAATCAACCCGTATATTGCTGGCAAAGCGCATCGCTTTCTACTCATTCTTCCTGTTACTGGGTTCGCTGTTGCTTGGCTCGTTCGTCCTGCGGATGTTTGATCTTTCTATACCTGTGGTGCAAGTGGCGGGTGGTGCTGTGGTATGTGCGCTGAGCTGGGATCTCTTATATGACAATTCCAGGCCAGCTGATGTGAAACTTGACCCAATCCACGCCAATCTCTTTGCGCTTGAGCGCGCAATCTCCCCACTGACTTTGCCGATGACGATTGATGCCGGGGCTATTTCGGTTGCCATCACCGTCGGTGCCAATCACGCGCACTCTGTCAAAAGTGCGGTAATCCAACTAATCGCCGTCATCATCGGTGCAGGCATCATCGCGATGTCCATTATGTTGACATATCGCTACGCCCATCGAGTCAGTAAATTTATCGGAAACACGGGCATGAATGTAGTAGTTAGACTATCGGCTTTCATCATGCTGTGCATAGGCGTTGGAATCAGCTGGAACGGCATCAAGTCGTTGCTGTTAGAAGTCGGCATCCACGGCTGA